A stretch of Sandaracinaceae bacterium DNA encodes these proteins:
- a CDS encoding Imm5 family immunity protein: MHAELSEAIRRARTEVLQADSGHLELTFRDQIWAAMGPYEMAPGNRAVRCPGLIRRTRLCVLCVQRVLPIFSSVRQAANETLVRLDDEPGALMEFVQEYLEGRYSWDEAWSRSMSFVTMLQHDYELMADHVRAALVLHASGAALGTALKDMGEYGGATLDRDLDAWDADAYACWAEVGVEPWKPSGAVQRRTFWIWYLDNAVPAAFESA; encoded by the coding sequence ATGCATGCGGAACTTTCGGAGGCTATCCGTCGAGCTCGGACTGAGGTGTTACAAGCTGACTCTGGCCACTTGGAGCTTACATTTCGGGATCAAATCTGGGCAGCTATGGGACCCTATGAGATGGCGCCGGGGAACCGTGCTGTCCGGTGCCCAGGCCTCATTCGACGGACCCGATTATGCGTACTCTGTGTGCAGCGAGTCCTGCCCATATTCTCGAGCGTGCGCCAGGCAGCCAACGAAACGCTCGTGCGTCTGGACGACGAGCCGGGCGCGCTGATGGAGTTTGTGCAGGAATACCTGGAAGGCCGGTACTCCTGGGACGAAGCGTGGAGCCGGTCGATGAGTTTCGTGACTATGCTTCAGCACGATTACGAATTGATGGCGGACCACGTCCGAGCTGCTCTCGTGCTGCATGCGAGTGGAGCTGCGCTAGGAACTGCTCTCAAAGACATGGGAGAGTACGGAGGGGCTACTCTGGACCGTGACCTGGATGCCTGGGATGCGGATGCGTATGCGTGCTGGGCTGAAGTGGGTGTCGAGCCCTGGAAGCCAAGCGGGGCCGTGCAGCGACGTACCTTCTGGATTTGGTACCTCGACAACGCTGTTCCGGCCGCGTTTGAGTCAGCCTAG
- a CDS encoding DUF1963 domain-containing protein has protein sequence MDELDVALERAAIVGAHRNYVAAVSRPRVELLPSSMPASLGRSRIGGGAADLPRGATWPCHPGGPYRFLLQVNLAELPARIDALPREGLVAFFVADDEETELFWQDPNYVHALYLRDHNGLQTVAPPTGATRGGDAHALRFEVGMDLPHDACQRTDWPSPELAGALVEWWRERERATVAARWGYLLGYPAVSTLAYDPTPGPEWTPLLSLDTVDSLELWWHDGGPLHVFGRRDRLRVGDLSELAADSG, from the coding sequence TTGGATGAGCTGGACGTCGCCCTCGAGCGGGCGGCCATCGTCGGCGCCCACCGGAACTACGTCGCCGCAGTGAGCCGACCGCGCGTGGAGCTGCTCCCCTCCAGCATGCCAGCGTCGCTCGGCCGGAGCCGGATCGGAGGGGGCGCGGCAGACCTCCCGCGCGGCGCGACCTGGCCCTGCCATCCGGGTGGCCCCTACCGATTCCTTCTGCAGGTGAACCTCGCGGAGCTCCCTGCGCGCATCGATGCGCTTCCGCGTGAGGGGCTCGTCGCCTTCTTCGTTGCGGACGACGAGGAGACGGAGCTCTTCTGGCAAGATCCCAACTACGTGCACGCCCTGTACCTACGGGACCACAACGGTCTGCAGACGGTCGCGCCTCCGACCGGGGCCACACGAGGGGGTGATGCGCACGCGCTGCGCTTCGAGGTCGGCATGGATCTCCCGCACGACGCGTGTCAGCGGACGGACTGGCCCTCCCCGGAGCTCGCGGGCGCGCTCGTCGAATGGTGGCGCGAACGAGAACGGGCGACGGTGGCGGCGCGCTGGGGCTACCTGCTGGGCTACCCGGCGGTCAGCACGCTCGCATACGACCCCACGCCCGGGCCCGAGTGGACCCCGTTGCTCTCCCTCGACACGGTCGACTCGCTGGAGCTGTGGTGGCACGACGGGGGCCCTCTCCACGTGTTCGGTCGACGCGACCGGCTGCGCGTGGGCGACCTGTCTGAGCTCGCAGCCGACTCGGGGTAG
- a CDS encoding DUF222 domain-containing protein, whose translation MRTEQVFDPSSTHPPPARRREDIERELAELSAQVDAAKHRQLMLIHEADVEGCWAHTGARSCVDWLGWRIGMTAGTAREHLRVARALKKLPLIDAEMERGKLSYSKVRALTRVATPENEETLSDMALNSTAAMLERICRGVKLASRDEDGELIAAPEPERWVNSRWEGDGMTRVTAVLSADEAELLMETLRSVRETMKSDESEAEPSLADALVHVAEQAATEKKVQEAQTRTTGGDAQMVVLHLRESMLGDGVVTQLEDGSRVSAETFRRVACDASLLPVLEGGLGQVLNVGRKTRSIPPAVRRAVEAKHGRCCSFPGCTSTRFIHFHHVQHWAHGGETSARNLLPLCSFHHRLVHEGGWTVQYDGVGAPEFRQPQGSPLPPWMTMPSTPPDVIERMREAHAVFDIDEDTGLCDWDGHPLDLYACVDAVCPIEDRPFSAAEYYAEHGFGTERADASETPAEALQILERMIAQSGMADGERARRLRERLRERAREATALQH comes from the coding sequence ATGCGTACAGAGCAGGTTTTCGACCCATCCTCCACGCACCCGCCGCCTGCGCGTCGGCGCGAGGACATCGAGCGCGAGCTGGCCGAGCTGTCGGCGCAGGTGGACGCGGCGAAGCACCGGCAGCTGATGCTCATTCACGAGGCGGACGTGGAGGGCTGCTGGGCGCACACCGGCGCGCGCTCGTGCGTCGACTGGCTCGGCTGGCGCATCGGCATGACGGCGGGCACGGCGCGCGAGCACCTGCGCGTGGCCCGCGCGCTGAAGAAGCTGCCGCTCATCGACGCCGAGATGGAGCGAGGCAAGCTGAGCTACTCCAAGGTCCGCGCGCTGACCCGCGTCGCCACCCCCGAGAACGAAGAGACGCTCTCGGACATGGCGCTCAACAGCACCGCGGCGATGCTCGAGAGGATCTGTCGCGGGGTCAAGCTCGCCAGCCGCGACGAGGACGGCGAGCTGATCGCGGCGCCCGAGCCCGAGCGCTGGGTCAACAGCCGCTGGGAGGGCGACGGCATGACGCGGGTGACCGCGGTGCTCAGCGCGGACGAAGCGGAGCTGCTCATGGAGACGCTGCGCTCGGTGCGCGAGACGATGAAGAGCGACGAGAGCGAGGCGGAGCCGAGCCTGGCCGACGCGCTGGTCCACGTGGCCGAGCAGGCCGCCACCGAGAAGAAGGTGCAAGAGGCGCAGACCCGCACCACCGGCGGCGACGCGCAGATGGTCGTGCTGCACCTCCGCGAGTCGATGCTCGGCGACGGCGTCGTGACCCAGCTCGAGGATGGCTCGCGCGTCTCCGCGGAGACGTTTCGGCGCGTGGCCTGCGACGCCTCGCTGCTCCCGGTCCTGGAGGGCGGGCTGGGCCAGGTCCTGAACGTCGGCCGCAAGACGCGCAGCATCCCGCCCGCCGTCCGCCGCGCGGTCGAGGCGAAGCACGGTCGCTGCTGCAGCTTCCCCGGTTGCACGAGCACGCGCTTCATCCACTTCCATCACGTCCAGCACTGGGCCCACGGCGGCGAGACGAGCGCCAGGAACCTCCTGCCGCTCTGCTCCTTCCATCACCGGCTCGTGCACGAGGGCGGCTGGACGGTGCAGTACGACGGCGTCGGCGCGCCCGAGTTCCGCCAGCCGCAAGGCTCGCCGCTCCCGCCCTGGATGACCATGCCCTCCACCCCGCCCGACGTCATCGAGCGGATGCGAGAGGCGCACGCCGTCTTCGACATCGACGAGGACACGGGCCTCTGCGACTGGGACGGCCACCCGCTCGACCTCTACGCCTGCGTCGACGCCGTGTGTCCCATCGAAGACCGCCCCTTCAGCGCGGCCGAGTACTACGCCGAGCACGGCTTCGGCACCGAGCGCGCGGACGCGTCCGAGACCCCCGCCGAGGCGCTGCAGATCCTCGAGCGCATGATCGCGCAGAGCGGCATGGCCGACGGCGAGCGCGCGCGGCGGCTCAGAGAGAGGCTCCGCGAGCGAGCCCGCGAGGCCACCGCCCTTCAGCACTGA